The Sorex araneus isolate mSorAra2 chromosome X, mSorAra2.pri, whole genome shotgun sequence DNA segment TctgcttatttaaaaaacttgTAATGTTTGCATACTTAttgattagaaataattttaatatgtcaGGATATTGGCAATTATGTGGTCAAGTTGCTCAGTCTTTGAGATTTCTTCCTTCAACTCATACAATATCAGGCTCATTTGCTCTACACCAGTTCCATAATGGCAGCTATTAACCAGGAAACTTTAAATCTGACTCAGTATCTAAATCCCATCCCTTCTAACATGCAATTgtgtagttttattttgaaaaaaccAATTGTATATGCACTATATCCTGTATTttcatgtacatataaatatatagacacaaacatacatatatatcctaaAACACATCTATTATTAAGATGTCTTTTATATTGAGTTTTTATGTTAATAAAAGCAGAGTATGTTCCTACAACAATTCAAGAGAGATGCCATCTTGCCACTTTATCTTGAACATGCTCTGGATATCTGCATCTGTATAAATCCCCACAACCCCATATCTTtacatctctattttttttctttttgggtcacacccagcgatggcgatgctcaggggttactcctggctctgcactcaggaattactcctggtggtgctcgggggaccatatgggatgctgggaatcgaacccaggtgggccacatgcaaggcaaatgccctacccgctgtgctatcgctccagcctctacatCTCTATCTTTACTGATACATATTGTGAGGTCTGATCTGACCAAGCTTTGACCAGGACCAAATGCAACTGGCTGATGAGATAACACACCTCCAGACTCAAAGATCACCCTGTCTCCCAGTGCAGAGGACAGGACTTATGATCCAGGCTGCATTCCACGCTTCCTCACATTGACCCCTCCCAAAGATAACAAGGCCAGACCGAGCACACCAGTTCCACTGGTCTTTGTCCTGTCaccacccaagacaacttaaaagccccGTTAGCCTTTCCCAGGTCGCAGCTCTACCCAGCCTCTCCAGGGACTGGGGCGTGGATTCTGCCTGGGAGTGCACCTCTCATTTCTCCACATTATCATTAACTTCTCCTATTCCTTCACCTTTATTTGTCTTTTCCTGTCTGACTGGAGCCAGGGCTCTCAAATTTACATACTTAGatattatgtatatgtgtctgAGAGAGAGATTCATTGATAGCAAAGTGGtctaaagaaattaatttgaattCCAGAATCACTCATGGTTATATAAGAACCAAAATGAAGGTGGCATCTGAGGGGATATAGggaaaatatagatatttataaatcGGGAGGCTTGGATTCTGGCCTCAGGTCCATATCAATTGGTCAGTTCTATAACTCTAGTCACTTAATTTTTTCCTACTTATATGTTGAGGTGCTGTCTGAAAGTCCCCAATGTCTTTTAGCATAGACATGCAATGATCTCCAGTCTAGGTTTGCTCTTGGGTGAGGGCCAAAAGTGTGGGGACAGGAAGGGTTAGATGCAGAAATAACTAAAAGGAGGGCTGTTGGGCAAGGACAGTAAAAATCTAGAAGCTGCAGCATTGACAGAGAGGAGGGAAATGAACCTTAATTCAATCAGCCTAAACCCAGGAAACCACTACCTTGTGTGGACAAAAGTGTCTGCTCAGCAGGCATATGTTATTCTTGCTTTACTGAGAATCAGTCTACCCAATGTGCTAATTGACCTTTCATCCCAATGACACATCAACCTCTGAAAGCACAGATAGCACCCCAGTTTATAGATGAATTAATCACTTTGAACAGTTGGCTGGAAGGTTGCTTTATTTTGACCATCTACAGAAGGAATGTAGTGCTAGTTGACCCTTCCCAGTATCCCGGTTATGAAGTCAAAAGCCCAGAGTCACTGACAGTTATTAATCTCTCTGAAGTAGAATATTAAATCACAGACTTGGAAGGCATTTTAGCAGTGATCTGGTCCAACGTTTTATTCCTAATTctgtaaatattttgattttttcatttctttggaattttaaaaattaaacatacttgtctatttattttcttaaaatatatcccAAAATTTGATATGTAGTATTCTCATgtgttgttctttgatttattaCTTTTcccaattattttgaaaaatgtccaaACCACAGAGAAATGGGAAAAGTAGAAAGACTATCTGTATATCTTTTACATAGATATATCAATTGTTAACATATGGCTATTTTTGCTTTATCTTTCTCTCACTATTGCTATATAATTCTACTTACAGATTCATATAATTTATGTTGAGATATTGAGAATAAATTGCAGACATCATGTTACTTGCTCCTAAAAACttcacatatatattcttttttttttccttttttttttattgaataaccatgagaaaagttacaaagctttcaggtttaagtctcagtcatgcaatgatagaacacccaccccttcaccagtgcatatgttccaccacaaaaaaccccagtatacctcccatcccacccctcccctgcctatgtggctgatgattttcactttaatctctctttactttgattacactcaatatttcaacagaaaactcactattattatttggaattttccccaccaatcagacctgccgaaaaggcatcatttgataatttgttttccactgctgagaatgaagagcatatgaggttgtgcagccacaatagcagccacgaggttttggatttctggtatttagtaattaagtccagagaaatttctgccagaagttgcatcactgcaagctcatatctctgtttagtgggttctaaaagatgTTCTAAAAGAGGTTCTAAAAGAGGTTCTAAAAGAGGTTCTAGGGAAAGGCtgagagaaaaaaacctttcccctcctggggtggcatggggccgacATATATCTTCTAAGGCCAGTCTATACAGTTTTCCACACTGAATGTAACATTTCACTTTTCTTCTAGGCAAGTGTGTGAATTTCAGTTTCTATTCCTGCCAAGTATTTTTCCTTCTCAATCCTTAAAAATTTTTAGGAACTCTAAACTTTGTGAAGACACACTTCATTGTGATTTTTTAATCTGCATTTCCATGATGACTAATGATTTTGAATACCTTTTCATAGACTTTTTTGATATCTGCTTTATTCTATTTGAAGGCATCTTCCTAGCAATCCTTGAGAATCTGGGCACGACTCCTGGGTAAACAGCCTGGCTGTGCCTGATGACCTGATATTGGATCTGTTCATCTTATAGAGCTGAGGGTCATTAGGGCTGGGAAGGGAagtatgtggtattggggatcaaacttccATCCCATATCAAACTCAGAGgctgctctagccctttgagctatttcccaggTCCACTGGATATCTTTTGAAATTGAGTGTCTCTTTCAGTCTTTTGcccatttacaaaattgtttatattttccatatttaattGCATGAGCTCTTTAGACTACAAATGTGATTCCATTTTAGATAGATAAAAAACCAACAATAAttgaaatgtattatttcatATGTTGGTATAGAGTCAGACAATggccaattttttaaaaggaggaaataatttaatgtttatatGAGAATTATTCTTTCTGTGCAAAAAGAGGATGTGTTTTAACTACAAACTTTTTAGTAACTTagacaaacaaataaaggaaacatCTGGGCAAGCAAAAGTCCCCaaagtttttatctttttgcaTAAATAGTTTTCCCTTTGAGCAACTGGCTCTTTATATAGGAGCTCTTTGCATTGAAGATAAAGAGCAGGATGTGCTGGGGCCTGAATGATATAATTCTATTTTGTGGTAATCGTAAGAGGATGACATCATGATTCCAAAGACAAAACTTAAAGAACCCAGTTCTCTTCCTTTTTTAGTGCTCTCTCCAAATATAGGCAAGAGAGACTTGCTTGATTTAGTTGAGGTGGTAAATTTATTGCTAAAAGGGTAGGTGCCATTAAATCAATTGAAAAGTTTTTTAGAATCTATATTTTCATGTCCTCCTTAAAAGTTCAAGTTTCTTTTTTGACACTCATGTTCAGACAAAATCTGATTAAACTAAAAAATGGAAGTACGTGCAGCCTGCAGGTCATACTTATGGCCTTATGCCTTTGGGAGACACAGCTACTAGATCATGACACTTTTCCAGTGAATCCAGTCACCACCATCTGCTGCCAACTCATGCTTAGTCAGTACTGGAGAGAGACAACCAATCTGCTGACTCTTAGTTAAACTGTACACAACTGGCAGGACTGGGAGCAGAAAATAAGCCATGAAAGTCTGAAAGTCATAAGCAAGAGTCAGAAACTTGCTGTGTTCTCTTGGCAGTGGCTTATGAATGGCTTATGGGTTAATTATAGGCACTTGAACATTTTatcttaaacattaaaaaaaagtgtctagCAGAATGGCAGTGTTCTTCTCTAAAGCTGTCTACCCACACAGCCTGGTCATAGAAATGTGGGTCAGCTGACTCTCCAATGGCCAGAGTCTACTGCAGAGTAGCATTGAAAATTATCATTACATAGCTCTTattattattgcattttttttcattgcaGGGAAGCGTATTCAACACCTGGAAACCCATGTGGGTTGTATTGTTAGAAGATGGaattgaattctacaagaagaaaagtgACAATAGTCCCAAAGGAATGATTCCCTTGAAAGGAAGCACCCTGACCAGCCCTTGTCAAGACTTTGGCAAAAGGATGGTGAGTTGACATAACTGATCTTAATGAACACATGATCTGGGAGTGGGTACTTAGACCACAGTGTGAATGGTGATTCGGGGAAAATCTTTCTCACCACCCTGCACATTCCATCTTGAGCATTAGGATTGCTTTCGGGCCAAGTGCTTCCAGAACAGAGTTGGTTTCTTTAGAGTGTATCATAAAGAACCTTGAAAGGACTCATTCCTAATTCATTGTGTTTTGGTTTTCAGTTTGTATTTAAGATTACTACGAACAAACAGCAGGACCACTTCTTCCAGGCAGCATTcctggaggagagagatggctgGGTTCGAGATATTAAGAAGGCCATTAAATGCATTGAAGGAGGCCAGAAGTTTGCCAGGAAATCCACCCGGAGATCCATTCGACTGCCAGAAACCGTAGACTTAGGGTGACTTTCTGTGTTTGCTTCTTTCTATCCCTTTCTTCCCAGCCCATTTGAGGAAACTCTCATAAAGACAGACCTTGATTTAAGGTTTGCTTCGGTCACCTTTGAAGGGTGTAGCTATTCTTCCAGGTCAATGTGGCACACATAGCAATGTGGCATTCTGAGATGCTGATCTGGGTCAGATTGTAACTTCTATAAGGCTTAGCAGTCGAGAGGAGGAGGACGATGCAGTATAAAGTTCCTCATTTTGGAAATATAATGGTGGGgttgagaaagggagagaaggagaggcagAAAGAAGTGGGGAAGAGAACATACTGCATTTGTAAAATAGCTATAACACGTTAATCTTGGAAGAAAGTTTCAGAATttcaggaagagggaggggataTGTGTCCAAGTAGGCATGGCTTCAGGTTCAAATTCATATGTTCCTGGTCAGTAAGGACAGCCAGAGTGGGCAGTCAAGACAGTCAAGAGGTATCTTGGGTAGGCCCCCAGGCAAATTCAGCTCCTGCTAAACTTTGGAATCAGGGTCGCTTCCTACATGGTTCACCTCTTCTACCACAGAGCCCCTTTCTCCAGGGATTGTTAGACTTCCTGCTGAGTTTGCTTTAATGTGGAGGATAACTTGAGAGAGGAGTCCTGTCAGGAAGAAATCCAAAAAGCAATTTAAATGTCTGACAATGATTCTATTAGCAGAATCTTGGGAGGTAGTGTTTGAGAGGAGACTGAAAATAATCTTTCCACAAGCCTAGCATGGGACTCAGTGTCATAGTTGACAATGTCTGGGCATTGGGCTTGGTGAGAAGGTACACTTCCTCTGACCATGGCATCTTTCAGTTAAAGACCCTTGAGGGCCAGATGGGGTTCTTgagtgcctgttggccatccatgTCAGTCCTGTGGGAGAGACCCTCATGCTCTGTGGAGCTTCTGCATGCAGGAAGGAGTCTCTCTCTGCTGGATTTAGATTTCTCTGAGAaggatgtattttgtttttgtttcacaacaaaaagaataactTCTCATTATTTTGTCTTCTCATTTATGACTTTCAGAATGAGAGTAACGCTTAGTAAAAATATTCACTTACTTGTAGGCAAGTCTTTACAGCCCATTTGAGGAAACTCTCATAAAGCAAACCTTGATTTAAGGTTTGCTTCGGTCACCTTTGAAGGGTATAGCTATTCTTCCAGGTCAATGTGGCACACTGCTATGTGGCTATACTGACATGCATACTGACATGTCTttacagaaaaacacaaagaattcTACTTTAGTTTTGAGGACCATACAGATCTAGAATGTGGATAAAATGCTGTCCTCAAAGCCTTTCATCTTGGGCACCTAACCAGGGAGCAACTCTCCACTTCAGACATGAAGAGGTTAAATCAGTAACTTCATCCACTGAAGAGTTACTGAATGCTGGGCAGGCCACAGGGTTAGGCCAATGGGAAGATTTCCTTCAATACCCTAAGTGGAGACACTGGGTTGGTTCCTGAAGCTCTGCAGTGTGGGAGCTTGGAGTCACAGGCAGCCTCTCTGTGTTGCAACTCCCAGAGAAAACCATCCTGCAATGCCCCCATCTGCTCATCCTttgctttccttctctgttcagtGCCTTGTATTTATCCATGAAAGACACGGAGAAAGGAGTAAAAGAACTGAATCTAGAAAAGGATAAGAAGATTTTTAATCACTGCTTCACAGGTAAAAGACCTTGTGAGTTGGGAAAAAGGGGATGGCAGTATTGGGAATCTCCTTCAGTCCTCTGCATGGAGTGGAGAGATTGGAACGTGGTGGGTGATGGGGTCATAGAATACTGGCCAGGGAGACTTGTCTATGTGCTAGATGGCCTTATCCAGGCTTGTTCTTCTAAATCTCAGCCTGTCTAGTTGGAAGGGAATCCAAGTGTGTGCATACTCTTAAGCCCTGAGCCTTAGTTTTCCTGTTCTGAAAGCAAGATTGATCATAACGCCCTCTCTCTTTTCGTGGATCATTGGAAGTATGGCAAGCAGAAAACAGCATCATTAAGTTTATCCTTCTAGccaaaaaagaaatgtgcaaaagtctttcaaagacaaaattcaaaattcatggtaagccctctctctctctctctctctctctcactgctcaaTCCTGTTACAAGGAATGTGCGGCCTAGTGCTCTCAGTGATGACAAGGAACTCACTGCCTGGTACCTTGACTTCACGACTGCCTGCATTTGTAAAGAATATTCCACTTTCAACGCAAAGGGCTATAGTTTGCCAGTAATGTAACTGATGGGTTAATTTTCTTTCAATCTCTTTGCAATCTTCTCTTGAAGCAGGCAGTTGACTGACTTCAGCTCCCTGCTAGGCCCTACAAAGGTATGACATTCAGTACATGTGATGGCATCACATTTTAATTTGGGACATGCACATCTGATGATGATGTTTCTTGCTTAAAAACTTGTAGTGGGAGGGGAAAAATCTTGCAGTGGGGGAAAAATCTTGCAGTGACTCCTCATTGCTAAATTGCTGGATGAACCATCAAAACTCTCCTTCACTCACTGAAACTTCCTCTTCTGTCCTTTTACCATTTTCCCCACTTACTCCCCCCTCTGCCATCTGATGGGGCTGTTTCGTGCCCCTGTATTTCTGCTCATACTGCTCTGCCCTCAACCTGTGCTGGTTCTCCTGTCTGGTGTACTTGGCAAATGTTGGCAAATCTTTAATCCTGAGCCCAGTGTCATTTTTCCCATGGATCTTTCCCCAGATGCTTCCTAATATCCATTGCAATACTCAGCATCCAAGAGATGTGATGAGCACTTGCTCATGGAATTTATGAGTTAGTAAaaactatttctttgaaatttccattatgcagatatttaaaataaaagcaaatgaacaaacaaaaaaactccaatgTTTTTGCATGACTccttttgtttctaagaattgATCTCACTGATTTGTTTACTTTCTTGAAATAATAAGAACGATAAGACACACCAGATTCTTGAACTCTCCAGGGGTGATGGCCAGTAAATGGCTCTTTGGTAAGAAGAACCAATCTCTCTGATGATCCTGCCTAGGTAACTGTGTCATTGACTGGCTGGTTTCCAACCAGTCTGTTCGGAATCGCCAGGAAGGCCTCATGATTGCCTCCTCGCTGCTCACTGAAGGGTACCTACAGCCAGCTGGAGACCTATCCAAGACTGCCGTGGATGGAGTTGCTGAAAACCCTTTCCTGGACAACCCCGATGCCTTCTACTACTTTGTAAGTGAGAAAAGCTACCTTCCTAAGTCCAGGTAGTGAGGTGGAGGGTGGAGATGGGGGATGGGCTTCCCATGAGAAGACTCTTGGTGGATGTCAGTTCAGAGTCACACATGTGCAAGAAAGGGTACAGCCTTCCAGAGAGGTGTTGAATGAGAGGCGCTAGAAGGTTTAAGGAAAAGGTCATCTGGAGATACATTAAGACTCAGTTTGACAGTGATCCTCCACAATGCCTGCCAGGGCCAGACAACTATTGTTtacttaattcatttttctttaaacaaactttaaaaaccttagtctcttttttttccttatcgTGGACACATTGGTTTACAATGCTGTCAAAGTGTTAGAAGTATAACTTCACACCTATTCAAATGTAAACCAACAGATTACACGCACCACACTACCAAAGTTCTTATTAACCTCCACTAACATCCTCTTTATTCCCCTTTCCTcattcctccctgcccccattttGTTGTCAGAGCctaagggtttttttcttttgtttgattgtttgctttggatttttgtattccacatatacataaaattatctgatatttttccctttatttattttgcttaggaTAATAGtcaaaagcttttaaaaagatttgagtaaaatattgtgtatatataacacatcttGAGTCATTCATACTCATACATTAATTggcatttcatttttatctaagaTCATATATAAATAGCACTGTAATCACCATGGCAATGCTGATATCTTTTTGAAACAGAACTTTCGTTTTCTTTGGATAATAACTAAAATGGATTTCTAGATAATCcagcaggttttttttaaattgaatcaccatgagttacagttacaaacttgcatatctgagttacaatcatacaatgatcaaacacccatccctctaccagtgcacattctccaccatcaatctCTCTAGTATAGcttcctttctcaccctccccctgcctccatgacaattttccccagactctctctctctatttttgggcattatggtttgcagtacagatactgagaggttatcacgtttggtcctttatctacttttagcacacatctcccatcctgatcaaTCCCTCCATcaatcattgtcttagtgatcgcttctctattccagctggtCTGGCAGTTTTAATATTGAACTTTTGAGGAATTGTTATGGTATTCATCATAGAGGCTGCACAATTCTATATTCCCATCAATTGTGTATGAGGTGTTCCTTTTTCTCCTCACAACACTTGTtttttgtggtttggatataaaGTATTTTCACACACCAGATGTGAGAGAACTGGTCATTGTGGTCTTATTTTCATTTCCCACTCTACTGGGAGGTGATgctaagcatttttttcatgtgctaaATCTATCTTTACTCAACATTTTCCTAAGttaaatagttacaaagtttttaaaaagtaggctAAAATTTCATCCTTCCTGGAACTCTTTTCTAGAAGGAGATGCATAAAATCACAAGGtgtttagttctttttttctccaaataGACATTGGCATatgtgagtcaataaaaaaatgtgtttatccATGTCACTCCACCTTATCTGACTCCAATTGTTTTGTGCACCTTGCATCATGAGTTGAATACCTATTGAAAAGTGCTATGTTGCTCAATATGAATCTAATCTTGGCTCACAGGTGAAACCCAGCTGAAGTAGAATTTTAGCTGAAGTAGATAGATTTCTAGGGGGGATTTTGGCAACTTTGGCTTTATTTGGGATCAGAGAACAAAAATTCTCAAGCTACTtaagaaaactttcttttctttctttttttttttttaaatgaagtgacTGCTCCACTGCCCATAGAGTTTCATTTCACTTTGAACAAGTTTCACTGTCAGTATTTTTTCTACCTTTAATCTGGTTGTGGGATTCTAAAAATATCTACCAGTGTCTCTTCCTCCTCTATGTGGTTCCTTGCCCACTTACGGCTAAAAAAGTCCCAATTTCCTCCGGACACCAGCAGATGAGGTTGGACACAGGCTCTTGGTTTTAAAGTAGAAGTTGAGTGGCAGAAGTCACAATGAAGCTAGTGTTGTGTCCCATAAATTAGTCAACCCTGCTATGAAGTATGTGGCCATGAGGTCCCAAGGGAAGGGAtcctttgaaggaagaaatgtccTGAGCTGGTTGTAGAATATAGCTTGGGAAACCATAGAATATGAAAGTAGATCAATGAAATCACACTTAAGTGGAAGTAAGAAAGCATCTAGTAGCAAAAAATAGATGtctagaaataagaaaaagaaacagggagAAAGAGTTAAACCAGGACATGTTCTTGGGCATTAATTTATCATTATATTACAGCATTGTAGAATTCCAGGAATGTACAATGTTGCTTCTGTAGGTGTATAGGACTCAAAGCAGTAACTAAGTGAATTTGGGAAGAAAGCTAAAGAAAATTACAGGACACGTTCACATATATGTAGAAtctgaataactaaagcaaacttGCTGGCAAAAATCAACCAAACTGACTCCTAGACTCAGTGAAAACTGCTAGGTACAAGGTGGATGGGGGAGTGGAGGGAATGGGTGACTGTAGGAGGAATGgaaggtgatttttttccttctttgctttacttagcataatcaccaCAAATTACAATTTTTGTCCACAAAGGTGTAGTTTTATCTTTAATAGCAGAGTAGTATCCTGAGTATCTATATAagagcttctttatccagtcatctatcaATGGACATTTAGTTTGATTCCATGTTacgttattgtgaataatgcttctaTGAACATAGggtgcaaatatattttctaattaatgGTTCCAAAGTTAAAGTTTAGGTTGAGCTACAAATGACCAGGGAGGAAAGGAGTTAACCTAgtggctggaggggagggaggtataGAGATGGTATACCTAGTCATATGCCCAAGATTGGGAAAATAAActtgccatatggttccccaaaagcCAGACAGTGGGTTCTTCTGTGAAGAGAATTCCAGTGATGATGATGTGATCTTAAAAGAAGAATTCAGAGGGATCATTATTAAGCAGGGATGCTTACTGAAGCAGGTGAGTGGCTACCTCCATTCTCTCCTAGCCTTTCCTACGTATCGGGTCTTATTTCTTAACATTCAAATGGTAGTTACGGCTTctttttgagagttttttttaaagttttattttattgaatcaccatgacaaaagttacaaaggttgcaggtttaactctcagtcatataataatcaaacccccatcccttcaccagtgcacatgttccaccaccaagaaccccaatatacccccctcccacacccacccccgcacctgagtggctaatgatcttcactttattatctctatagagagttgtttttaatttgaatttatttttataaagttgttcacgatgatttattatagtcaatattccaataccaatcccatcaccattgcaccttcccacaattactttcaattttcccaatcaccaccCGAAACTGCTCCAGTAACatatgctcatcgatttgctcaagcaggcaccagtaacgtctccattgtgagacttgttgttactgtttttggcatatcgaatacgccatgggtagcttgccaggctttgccatgcgggtttatatttacatacttatattttaagtatatatgcatatatatataaagtatattactacagctaaatttttttaaacaaaaacaactaaagcAACATTTGAAAACCTCAGGGTTACCTAAAAAaatgccccaatagcaggccctaaataatttattttgtattgcttgttatgaataatttactaaaaatgatcaaaagagaTCTCCATAGAAGAatgtatgtgaagattgttgtgtctcaccctggagccattaagcccttgtataagaagaattactaacatgttgttacaggttgagacttgtgtgctaatattttctttctttatctttcttttttttcttttttttgctttttgggtcacacccagtgatgctcaggggttactccttgctttgcactcaggaattactcctggtggtgctcaggggcccatatgagatgctgggaatcaaacctgggtctgttgcatgcaaggcaaatgccctacctgctgtgctattgattcaGCCCCAgtgctaatattttctctttatatatatatatgtatatatttttattgaatcaccacgtagaaagttacaaagctttcaggcttaagtctcagttacacaatgtttgaacatccatcccttcaccagtgcacatattcctccaccaagaaccacaataaacctccccctaaccccccaccccctcagtgccaatattttcttaattgagattagttgctttctactttacatcccatccaatttggtgtgctactcctggtatatcattGGTGttgagtatgagatgttgctccaggaattctaaaatttataatggGCTGATACAGCTGTAGTAAAATTTtttactggatggtgactttggagtccagaagcatctccacagcttgttgatctcttttgagatttatttatgaatctctggattaTGGCTGGTTAATGAATTTGTACACCAGAGGCCATTCATGGGCATGGTTTCCAGGCTCCTGGAATAATAGGAACATGAGGGGAGGTCACCCAACCCTTAATTCCATGAGAATTTGGAGATTTCTGTCAAAAACCCTGTATATCTGAGTtcttcaacagattcattcctggatgagccTCGTCCAAATAGTATTTACTTTTGTTTGACCAATAGCCCACTAGAAGAACAGAAAGCCAAAAAACAGAAGACAAACAGCTAAGTAGGTGATTCAAATGGTATAAAGTCAGGAAGATTGAAATAGAAAGGGCATAAGGTATAAACCCAAATA contains these protein-coding regions:
- the PLEK gene encoding pleckstrin, producing the protein MEPKRIREGYLVKRGSVFNTWKPMWVVLLEDGIEFYKKKSDNSPKGMIPLKGSTLTSPCQDFGKRMFVFKITTNKQQDHFFQAAFLEERDGWVRDIKKAIKCIEGGQKFARKSTRRSIRLPETVDLGALYLSMKDTEKGVKELNLEKDKKIFNHCFTGNCVIDWLVSNQSVRNRQEGLMIASSLLTEGYLQPAGDLSKTAVDGVAENPFLDNPDAFYYFPDSGFFCEENSSDDDVILKEEFRGIIIKQGCLLKQGHRRKNWKVRKFILREDPAYLHYYDPAGGEDPLGAIHLRGCVVTSVESNPDGKRSEEENLFEIITADEVHYFLQAATPKERTEWIKAIQVASRTGK